CATTACCGGAGCCGCAAGCCTCGTCGGTAGCGGCTGAGGCAACGGTCAGCGCTTCACCGCCTGTTTCCTCTTCCGCTTCAGCAGATGTGTCAGATGATCCTGTTTTGCCATCCGCCACCAGCCAGGTACTGGCCGCGCGTAGCCTGCTACAGCAGCGCCAGGGAGAAACGGCAGCAAAAAAGTCTGATCCGGTCGTTTTATCCCGCGAACGGCCGAAAAATACCACAGTCCAGGAGCGGCTACATACCCTTAGCGGGCATGCGGTGGTGCGTCCGGCAGCGGTGGAACAGGAAAGTGACACCACGACAAAAGAGCCCTATCGCTGGAAAGCGACGACCCATACCGAAACGGTAAAACAGGACATTGCCACGCCAAAAGCACTCAAAAAAGCGCTCGAACACGAAAAAACAGCAGAAATGGTCGCTAAACTGGCGTCTGAAGCGGCGGCGCGTGATAGCTGGGCGGCGGAAATCAGTCAACTCACGATGCCAAAACTGGTCGAGCAGGTGGCGCTGAACGCATGGAAAGAACAGGAAGGAAACCGCATCTGTTTGCATCTTCGTTCAGGTCAGCAACATCTGAATACCGCGGATACGCGCAAAAAGCTGGCGCAGGCGCTCAGTACGTTTTCCGGTACAACAGTTGAACTGACCGTGGTGGCAGACGATAATCCGGCTATGCGCACGCCACAAGAGTGGCGGCAGGCGATTTATGAAGAGAAGCTCGCACAGGCACGCGAAGCGATAATGGCAGATAACAACATTCAGATGCTGCGTCGTTTTTTTGATGCCGATCTGGATGAAGACAGTATTCGTCCCATTTGATTACAGGTTTGACTTGTAATTAGTATTTTTAACGATAATTGACTGAGAGAGAAGCATATGTTTGGTGGAAAAGGTGGACTGGGTGATCTGATGAAACAGGCCCAGAAAATGCAGGAAAAGATGCAGAAAATGCAGGAAGAGATCGCACAACTGGAAGTGACCGGCGAATCGGGTGCTGGTATGGTAAAAGTCACCATAAATGGCGCTCATAATTGCCGCCGGGTGGAAATTGCGCCAGCGTTACTGGAAGACGATAAAGAGATGCTGGAAGATCTTATTGCGGCGGCATTCAATGATGCGGCACGGCGTATTGAAGAGGTTCAGAAAGAAAAAATGGCGTCAGTTTCTTCCGGTATTCCGTTACCACCTGGCTTTAAGATGCCGTTCTGATGCAAACCAGCCCGTTGTTAACTCAGCTTATGGAGGCTTTGCGCTGTCTGCCGGGCGTCGGTCCGAGATCAGCCCAGCGGATGGCGTTTACACTACTGCAGCGTGATCGTAGCGGCGGGATGCGGCTGGCTCAGTCCCTGACACGCGCGATGGCTGAAATTGGTCATTGTGCGGATTGTCGTACTTTCACTGAGCAGGAGTTATGCAATATTTGCAGCAATCCACGCCGTGGTGAAAATGGCCAGATCTGTGTAGTAGAAAGCCCGGCTGATATTTATGCCATTGAGCAGACTGGACAATTTTCCGGTCGCTATTTTGTCCTGATGGGGCATTTATCACCGCTGGACGGGATCGGGCCGGAAGATATTGGCCTGGGCCGACTGGAACAACGGCTGCGTGATGAAGCTATCAGGGAAGTTATCCTCGCGACCAATCCGACAGTAGAAGGCGAGGCGACGGCCAGCTATATCGCCGAACTTTGTGCACAGTATAACGTGGAAGCGAGCCGTATCGCGCACGGTGTACCGGTAGGGGGAGAACTGGAGATGGTTGATGGTACGACGCTCTCACACTCCCTGGCTGGAAGACATAAAATTCGCTTTTAACTTAAGGCGCCAAAAAGCGCCTTCGCGTGTTGATAAAACAAGAGCATTGCTGCAGGCGTGGCAGGTTTGCGCTGTGTCTTCGATATCATTATCTCCAGGAACGGGTATGCTGCCTTTACTATGATGACCATTCCGACACCATTATGCCGCGCCCGGCACAAACGCCCGACAAAATAAGCTCACCCCCCAACGATTATTCTGTTAATTGTGATTAGACGTGAGATAAATATACAGGGTTCAGTGAGATAATTGTGGGAAGAACTGGGTCGACATGGGAATAAACTGGATGGAATGTGCAATAACTTTACAGTATGTGAAAATCAAACTGACCCGAAAAAAACAGAACTCGTGCCAGTCTGATTGGTAAGTTTTACTTCTTTTCTTCCGTGGTATCAGAGTCACCATCAAACAACTTGCCCTGCATACGATCCAGTTCTTCTTTTCTGACCCGTTTTACCACACTGTAGATCCACTGCAGAGAAACGCCAAACTGGCGGGCCAGTTCATGTTGATTGCGTCCGTTAAATTTCTGGAAAATATCCCGATCACGCTGGCTGATTTTCCAGACCATCCCCATTGGAAAAATAGACGTTTTGCCCACCCCATACCTGCATCATGCGGTTAGCGACAGCCTGACCAATCTGGTCAGCAAAGGCGGGATCAATATCAATAATCTCACGGACAGTATCGGATGTATGCTGTGCCAGTTCAACCAGCAACTCCGGTCCTTTACTACGAAACTGATTCAGATCACTCATTTTTTACTCCTGCTCTGCGCTGCCACTTCTTCAGTTTCTCGATAATACTGCTGGCCTGTTCAGTGCTA
The sequence above is drawn from the Enterobacteriaceae bacterium ESL0689 genome and encodes:
- a CDS encoding YbaB/EbfC family nucleoid-associated protein, which codes for MFGGKGGLGDLMKQAQKMQEKMQKMQEEIAQLEVTGESGAGMVKVTINGAHNCRRVEIAPALLEDDKEMLEDLIAAAFNDAARRIEEVQKEKMASVSSGIPLPPGFKMPF
- the recR gene encoding recombination mediator RecR; translation: MQTSPLLTQLMEALRCLPGVGPRSAQRMAFTLLQRDRSGGMRLAQSLTRAMAEIGHCADCRTFTEQELCNICSNPRRGENGQICVVESPADIYAIEQTGQFSGRYFVLMGHLSPLDGIGPEDIGLGRLEQRLRDEAIREVILATNPTVEGEATASYIAELCAQYNVEASRIAHGVPVGGELEMVDGTTLSHSLAGRHKIRF